In Acidobacteriota bacterium, a single genomic region encodes these proteins:
- a CDS encoding DegT/DnrJ/EryC1/StrS family aminotransferase, translating to MVQRVEMQIPFGDLRRQYLSMREEIDSAVRRVHERGWFILGTEGEQFEKAFANYIGVNHAVGVGSGTEAIHLALRAVGVQPGDEVITVANTCVPTISGIWMSGATPVLIDVSEKSFNLDPQKLETTITEKTKAILPVHLYGQSVDLDPILEIARAYKIKVIEDAAQAHGATYKGRKLGAIGDAAAFSFYPSKNLGANGDGGAITTDDEEIAHRIIQLRNYGQEKRYYHSTKGTNSRLDEIQAAILSAKLLHLDSWNKRRSEIAEIYHRQIHNPLIIKPAVMDYGSHNFHLYVIRCAGRERLQNYLNECGIQTLIHYPIPVHLQKAYSDLQKQEGDFPVAEQLAGEILSLPIFPELTDKEARYVVDCINAFQ from the coding sequence TTGGTACAAAGAGTAGAAATGCAAATTCCTTTCGGTGATTTACGTAGACAGTATTTATCCATGCGCGAAGAAATCGATTCAGCGGTTCGCCGGGTTCACGAACGGGGTTGGTTTATTTTAGGAACCGAAGGCGAACAGTTTGAAAAAGCATTTGCCAATTACATCGGCGTAAACCACGCGGTCGGGGTCGGCTCCGGCACCGAAGCCATTCATCTCGCTTTGAGAGCCGTTGGCGTTCAGCCGGGCGATGAAGTCATCACGGTTGCCAATACCTGTGTTCCGACGATTTCAGGAATTTGGATGTCCGGCGCAACCCCTGTGTTAATCGATGTCAGTGAAAAAAGTTTTAACCTCGACCCGCAAAAACTCGAAACCACGATAACCGAAAAAACCAAAGCCATCCTGCCGGTTCATCTTTACGGACAAAGCGTTGACTTAGACCCGATTTTAGAAATTGCCAGAGCCTATAAAATCAAGGTAATCGAAGATGCAGCGCAGGCGCATGGCGCGACCTACAAAGGGCGCAAGCTCGGTGCAATCGGGGATGCGGCGGCTTTCAGTTTTTATCCCAGTAAAAATCTCGGTGCCAATGGTGACGGCGGCGCAATCACCACCGATGATGAGGAAATCGCTCACCGCATCATTCAACTCAGAAATTACGGACAGGAAAAACGCTATTATCATTCCACCAAAGGAACCAACAGTCGATTGGATGAAATTCAGGCGGCAATTTTATCCGCGAAGTTGCTTCACCTGGATTCGTGGAATAAACGAAGAAGCGAGATAGCCGAAATCTATCACCGGCAAATACACAATCCATTGATTATCAAACCGGCGGTGATGGATTATGGTTCGCATAATTTTCACCTCTATGTCATTCGTTGCGCGGGACGTGAGCGGCTGCAAAATTACCTGAACGAATGCGGCATTCAAACGCTGATTCATTATCCGATTCCGGTTCATTTACAAAAAGCCTACAGCGATTTGCAAAAACAAGAAGGCGATTTTCCGGTTGCCGAACAGCTTGCCGGTGAGATTTTATCGCTGCCGATTTTCCCGGAACTCACCGACAAGGAAGCGCGATATGTAGTTGATTGCATCAATGCTTTCCAGTAG
- a CDS encoding sigma-70 family RNA polymerase sigma factor gives MKRVAEGDQSAFTLLYETTSKTVFGLIYKVIQDRETAEEVLLDVYTQAWRQAKNYDSQRGTPLAWLMTIGRSRAIDRLRSGKHEKANKDPLETAGQLSAPTSSPEEVSTASETQRFVRAALDTLTPEQREVIELAYFLGLSHTEIALKLSQPLGTVKTRIRLGMVKLRELLSPVLSS, from the coding sequence ATGAAGCGAGTGGCAGAAGGTGACCAGTCCGCCTTTACCCTCCTCTACGAAACCACCAGTAAAACGGTATTCGGTCTGATTTATAAAGTCATTCAAGACCGTGAAACCGCTGAAGAGGTTTTACTGGATGTTTATACACAAGCCTGGAGACAAGCGAAAAATTATGACAGCCAACGCGGCACTCCCCTCGCCTGGTTGATGACAATTGGTCGCAGTCGCGCCATTGACCGGTTGCGGTCAGGAAAACACGAGAAAGCGAATAAAGACCCGCTCGAAACCGCCGGACAACTTTCGGCACCAACCTCAAGCCCCGAAGAGGTATCAACCGCTTCGGAAACTCAACGGTTTGTTCGAGCGGCGCTTGATACCTTGACGCCTGAACAACGGGAAGTTATCGAACTCGCCTATTTTTTAGGCTTGAGTCACACAGAAATCGCTTTGAAGTTAAGCCAGCCGTTGGGAACTGTAAAAACCAGAATTCGCTTGGGAATGGTTAAATTGCGTGAATTGCTTTCTCCGGTTTTAAGCAGTTAA